The segment CCGGCTCGCGACGTGGCTCGCTCCGACACCCGCGGTCGGACGACACGCCCTGTCCGCTGCAGCCGAGCGGGCGCTGGTGCGGGTGCCGCTGGTCACCGTCTACTTCTGGACCATCAAGATCATGGCGACGACCGTGGGTGAGACCTACGCGGACGACCTCAACAGCAGTCTCGGCTGGGGTCTGACCGCCACCACGGTGTTCATGGCCGTCCTGCTGATCGCGGTCCTGGTCGTGCAGTTCAGCCGCCCCGGGTACACCGCGTGGGTGTACTGGCCGGCGGTCGCGCTCATCAGCGTCGTGGGAACGCTGATCACCGACAATCTCACCGACAACATGGGGATTCCGCTGCAGACCACCACCGCGGTGTTCAGCGTGGCGCTGGTCGTGGTCTTCGGCGCCTGGTATCTGAGTGAGCGCACCCTGTCCATCCACACGATCACCACGCGTCGCCGCGAAGCGTTCTACTGGCTCACCATCCTGGTGACGTTCGCTCTCGGCACCGCCGCCGGCGACCTGCTCGCCGAGAAGCTGAACCTGGGGTACCTCGTCTCGCTGCTGGTCTTCGCCGGTGTCATCGCCGCGATCGCCCTGGCCTACTGGCGCCTGCATCTCAACGCGGTGTTCGCGTTCTGGGCCGCCTACGTCCTGACCCGGCCGCTCGGCGCGTCGATCGGCGACCTGTTGTCGCAGCCGCGGGACAACGGCGGCCTGGGCTTCGGGACCTCGCTGACCTCCGCGATGTTCCTGGGCGTGATCTTCGTCCTCGTGGCCTACCTGTCGGTGACGAAGCGCGACGTGATCGAGCCGATCGAGGCCGAGGACCGTCGTCCCCGTTCGGTCTTGGAGAGTTTCGGCGGTCGAACCCGCGTGTGAGATCGGTTCGACGACCGGGATTCCGGCCGGACCCACGAATGCGAGAAGCCCCTCGTCTGCGAATGCAGAAGAGGGGCTTTCTCTTGGAGCCGCCTAGGAGAATCGAACTCCTGACCTATTCATTACGAGTGAATCGCTCTACCGACTGAGCTAAGGCGGCGTGCCGTCGTCGACAGCGCTCATGATGGTACCGAGTCGTCGGGCCTGCAAGCAAAACGGGTGCTACTGGGGATTTTTCGCAGCCCGAGCGGTCTCAGCGGAGACGAGGCTCTGCGCGTCGGCGTCGTCGAGGTCGATGCCGAAGACGTCGGCGAGGAGTGCGGGCAGTCGTGCGGGATCGACCTCCTGAACCGCCTCCTCGCCGTTCGGCAGTTCGACGGTCCACGTGGTCGCGTCGAGCGTGTGATGCTCGGCCGCTGAGAACCGCTGCACGAAGGTGCGGGCGGTGAACGGCGACCGCGGTGACGTCGAGACGAAGTGGTTGCCGACGGCCCAGTCGATCGGGAACTGCGGGTTCAGCGTGAAGACGTGGCGGGCGACCCACTCGCGGCCGTGTTGGTGCAGGGTCCACCTGTCGGTCGCGAACAGGTCGTCCATCGATTGCCGCGTCAGTCGGAACCGCCAGCCGCCCTGGTCCGCCTCGGTGCCGTCGACGAGCGGGATCGGTTCCAGGGGGCCGCGACCGAAACCGACATCGCAGAGGTGGCGCGAGCCGTCGTCGAACTCCACGACGATCAGCGCGTGCGTCGGCGGTCGCGTTGCGGGGTCGCCGCCGAGGACGACGCGGCCCGACAGTGCGGTGAATCGGAAGCCGAGCTGTTCGAGGGCAGCGGCCAGAAGTGTCGCGTGCTCGAAGCAGTAGCCGCCCCTTCGGCGGTCGACGAGCTTGGCCTGCAGTGAGGAGAGGTCGAGCGGGACCGGTCGACCGACGATGATCTCCAGGTTCTCGAACGGGATCGACGCGACGTGCGCGCGATGCAGCGTGCGGAGGGTGTCGGGAGTCGGTGACAGCGGTCCGGGCACGCCGATCCGGTCGAGATAGGCGGAGAGGTCGAGCTGATCGCTGTGCCAGACGGACATGCTGACAGCGTAGGCCGCGAGACGCCGCCGAGATCAGGCCGCTGGCGACGGTCCGCCGGAAGATTTCCGGCGGAGGTCGTCAGGTGGCCTGATCTCAGCAGTAGTCGGTGCTACGCGGTCACACCGTCGGCGCGGGCGGCGTCGGCGACGGCCTTCGCGACGGCCGGGGCCACGCGTTCGTCGAGCGGGCTCGGGACGATCTTGTCGGCTGCCAGCTCGTCGCCCACGACCGACAGGATGGCGTCGGCGGCGGCGATCTTCATGTTCTCGGTGATCCGCCGCGCACCGGCGTCGAGAGCGCCGGCGAAGACTCCGGGGAACGCGAGGACGTTGTTGATCTGGTTCGGGAAGTCGCTGCGACCGGTGGCGACCACGGCCGCGTACTTGGCGGCCACATCCGGGTGGATCTCCGGGTCGGGATTCGACATGGCGAAGACGATGGCGTCGTCGGCCATGGAGGCGACGTCCTTCTCTTCGATGGTGCCCGCGGAGACGCCGAGGAAGACGTTCGCGCCGTCGAGGGCCTCGGCGATGCCGCCGGTGAGACCGCGCGGGTTGCTCCAGGCGGCGAGCTCGTTCTTGTACTCGACCATGTCGGTGCGGCCCGAGTGGACGATGCCCTTCGAGTCGAGGACGACGATGTCGTCGATGCCCGCGGCCTTCAGGATCTTGGCGCAGGCGACACCGGCGGCTCCGGCACCGGAGACGACGACCTTCAGGCCGGCGAGCTCCTTGCCGAGGAATCGGGTGGCGCCCTTGAGGGCGGCGAGGACGACGATGGCGGTGCCGTGCTGATCGTCGTGCATCACCGGGCAGTCGAGGGCCTCGATGACGCGGCGCTCGATCTCGAAGCAGCGGGGTGCGGAGATGTCCTCGAGGTTCACCGCGCCGAAGCTCGGTCGCAGGTTGATGAGGGTCTGGACGATCTGATCCGGGTCGGTGGTGTCGAGGACGAGGGGGATCGAGTTCAGGCCGGCGAAGGCGCGGAACAGCGCGGCCTTGCCCTCCATGACCGGGAGAGAGGCGCGGGGACCGATGTCGCCGAGGCCGAGGACGGCCGTGCCGTCGGAGACGACGGCCACCAGGCGCTCGGTCCAGGTGTACTTGTCGACGAGTTCCGGCTCCTTGTGAATGGCGCGGGAGACCTGGGCGACGCCGGGGGTGTAGATGATCGAGAGATCGCGTTGGGTCTCGATCGGCGAACGCAGTTCGACGGACAGTTTGCCGCCTTCGTGAGTGGCAAAGATCTCGTCGTCGGTGATGGGCATAGCGGTGCTCTCCGGCTCCCTCGGTGCAGCGATGTCTCAGCTGCCGTACTGGTCACTGTGACGCCCGACGTGGACCTCGTTGTCTGGTGTCGAGCGCGCGGCGCGGGAAGCGAACTCCGCGCCATTGGTGAGGAGCGTATTCGCAAACTGTGGGCTGAACCGTCGAACAACCGCGCCGTAGTCGATGTCACAGGGACGCGGTGCGATCGGCGCCGGCATCGTCCGTGGCAGTGGCCGCATCGAGGGTGGTGGCGCGGCGCTCGTCCGATTCTGCCACCGGCGTTGCGGAGGAGTCCAAACGCCTGATTCGTCTCAGATGAGACCCGTGACGGTTACTCGCCGGTTGGCTCAACACTTGAATACAACTAGTATACAAGTT is part of the Gordonia phthalatica genome and harbors:
- a CDS encoding phosphatase PAP2 family protein, which encodes MRSNQKTWVLVYSVLMAVVAGIGLFMKGGPTGVDRAVLNAVETTRDAGMTHVVSLLSDVFSPGLVPVWALCAAAYLLYRDRRVHRAFAVLASVAGAAVVAEVIKMIVARPRPPAVDQIPAYEATMSFPSGHVTGTAALLVALALVGSAAASRTARIVAVSGAVVATCFVAWTRLYLGVHWLSDAVAGLVVGTASAVLVVAITPAVVAFVAHLLGDHLSPRLATWLAPTPAVGRHALSAAAERALVRVPLVTVYFWTIKIMATTVGETYADDLNSSLGWGLTATTVFMAVLLIAVLVVQFSRPGYTAWVYWPAVALISVVGTLITDNLTDNMGIPLQTTTAVFSVALVVVFGAWYLSERTLSIHTITTRRREAFYWLTILVTFALGTAAGDLLAEKLNLGYLVSLLVFAGVIAAIALAYWRLHLNAVFAFWAAYVLTRPLGASIGDLLSQPRDNGGLGFGTSLTSAMFLGVIFVLVAYLSVTKRDVIEPIEAEDRRPRSVLESFGGRTRV
- a CDS encoding arylamine N-acetyltransferase family protein, whose amino-acid sequence is MSVWHSDQLDLSAYLDRIGVPGPLSPTPDTLRTLHRAHVASIPFENLEIIVGRPVPLDLSSLQAKLVDRRRGGYCFEHATLLAAALEQLGFRFTALSGRVVLGGDPATRPPTHALIVVEFDDGSRHLCDVGFGRGPLEPIPLVDGTEADQGGWRFRLTRQSMDDLFATDRWTLHQHGREWVARHVFTLNPQFPIDWAVGNHFVSTSPRSPFTARTFVQRFSAAEHHTLDATTWTVELPNGEEAVQEVDPARLPALLADVFGIDLDDADAQSLVSAETARAAKNPQ
- a CDS encoding NAD(P)-dependent malic enzyme, which gives rise to MPITDDEIFATHEGGKLSVELRSPIETQRDLSIIYTPGVAQVSRAIHKEPELVDKYTWTERLVAVVSDGTAVLGLGDIGPRASLPVMEGKAALFRAFAGLNSIPLVLDTTDPDQIVQTLINLRPSFGAVNLEDISAPRCFEIERRVIEALDCPVMHDDQHGTAIVVLAALKGATRFLGKELAGLKVVVSGAGAAGVACAKILKAAGIDDIVVLDSKGIVHSGRTDMVEYKNELAAWSNPRGLTGGIAEALDGANVFLGVSAGTIEEKDVASMADDAIVFAMSNPDPEIHPDVAAKYAAVVATGRSDFPNQINNVLAFPGVFAGALDAGARRITENMKIAAADAILSVVGDELAADKIVPSPLDERVAPAVAKAVADAARADGVTA